The following DNA comes from Caulobacter sp. X.
GCTACCGCGCGCCGCTGGCGCCCAACCTCGCCGCGCGGCTAGAGGGCGATATCCTGCGGATGGACGACCTCATCGCCGATTGCCGAGCCTGGCTCAGCGGACGCGACGTCGATCTCGCCCTCGTGGAAGGCGCGGGCGGCGTGATGTCGCCGATGACCGACGAGGCGACAAACCTCGACCTGATGGCGGCGCTTGGCCTGCCCATCCTGCTGGTCGCCGGCAGCTATCTCGGGACGGCCAGCCATCTGCTGACCGCGCTGGAGGTCGTTCGGGCCCGGAGCCTGACCGTGGCGGCGATCGTGGTCAGTGAAAGCCTCGACGCGCCCGACCTCGACCAGACGGTCGAAATGCTGCGCGCCTTCGAGCGCCGGGCGCCGATCCTCGTCGCGCCCCGCGCCGGCTTGGACGCCGGCGAACTCGCCGACGTCCTGCTGGGCTAAGCGCCTACTTCTCCAGTCGCGCCACAAGGCTGGAGGTGTCCCAGCGGGCGCCGCCCATCGCCTGGACCTCGGCGTAGAACTGATCGATCAGCGCCGTGCCCGGCAGGGTCGCGCCATTGGCGCGGGCCTCGTCCAGCGCGATGCACAAGTCCTTGCGCATCCAGTCGACGGCGAAGCCGAACTCGAACTCGCCGCGCGCCATGGTCGCCCAGCGATTTTCCATCTGCCACGACTGGGCCGAGCCCTTGGAGATCGCCGCCAGCACATCGTCGGTCGGCAGACCCGCGCGCTTGGCGAAGTGCAGCGCCTCGGCGACGCCCTGGACGACGCCGGCGATGGCGATCTGGTTGCACATCTTGGTCAGTTGGCCAGCGCCGACCTCGCCCATGCGGCGAACGGCCTTGGCGTAGACCTCGATCACCGGCAGCACGCGGTCATAAGCCGCCTGATCACCGCCGGCCATGATGGTCAGCTGGCCGTTCTCGGCGCCCGCCTGACCGCCCGAGACAGGGGCGTCGACGAAGCTTCGACCGCTATTCGCGGCCAGGGCGGCCATCTCCCGCGCGACCTTGGCCGAAGTCGTGGTGTGATCGACGATCACGCCGCGTTCGCCCATCGCCGGCAAGGCCTGCGCCACGACGTCGCGGACGTCGTCGTCATTGCCAACGCAGAGCAGCACGACCTCGGCGTCCGAGACCGCCTCGGCGATCGTGGCGAAGGCGAAGCCGCCGTGCTTTTCGGCCCAGCGACGTGCTTTCTCGGGGCTGCGGTTGTAGACGGCGACCTCGTGGCCGGCGGCCTTCAGATGACCCGCCATCGGAAAACCCATGACGCCCAGGCCGATAAACGCCGTCTTCATCGCGAACTCCTAGAGTGAAGCCTGGGATTACGCGGCCTTCCCCCACTGCGGCAACCCCATCTTAACGTCCTTTCGGCAGGTTGCGGATCCAAGGTTAAACAGGCTTAAGCACGATGGCGGTCAGCAGCGAGCAACCGATCCTCATCAAGAAGGTGAAGAAGGTCTCGGGCCACGGCCACCACGGCGGCGCCTGGAAGGTGGCCTATGCCGACTTCGTGACCGCGATGATGGCCTTCTTCCTGCTGATGTGGCTGTTGAACACGACCAGCCCCGAGCAGAAGCAAGGCATCGCCGACTACTTCGCCCCGGCCTCGATTTCCTCGACCACCAGCGGCTCCGGCGGCATCCTGGGCGGCACCTCGTTGGGCGATGACGGCGCGAAATCCGACGGCAAGATGTCGGCGATCCAGCAAATGGCGCCCGAGGTTCCAGACAACGTCGATAAGGAAGGTCAGTCGACCGACACCGCCAGCCTTTCCTCCGCCAGCGAGCAGGCGCTGCGCGACGCCCTGGCCAAGAAGGAGCAGGACAGCTTCGCCTCGGCCGCTCAGTCGCTGCGCCAGTCGCTGCAGGACATGCCGGAACTGGCCGAGTTGTCGAAGCAGATCCTGATCGACCAGACCCCTGAAGGCCTGCGCATCCAGCTGGTCGACCAAGAAGGCCGCTCGATGTTCCAGGAGAACTCGAAGGTCCCCAACGACCGCGCCCGCATCCTGCTGCGCGCCGTCGCCAAGGTGATCAATCAGTTGCCCAACCGCGTGACCATCTCGGGCCACACCAGCGCGAGCGCCTATGGCAAGAAGCAGGACGGCGACTGGTCGCTGTCGGCCGCCCGCGCCGACGCCTCGCGCCAGATCCTGCGCGCGGCGGGCGTCGATGACGACCGCATCTATCAGGTCTCGGGCAAGGCCAACTCCGAGCCGCTGTACGCCGACGACCCGACCCTGGCCGGAAACCGACGCATTTCGATCGTTCTGCTGCGCGAAAAGCCTGTTCTGCCCGACGGTCTGTGACCGTTAGCCGCGCAACGCCTCAGCGAAGCTTGCGCAACTGGACGCAATGCTCCCTAATCGAGCTTAGGGGCGCATCCAGGCTAGAGGGGACCGGGCTTCCGTGACGCAGCACTTTCCGACGCGACAGCTTCGGTTCTTCCTGACCGCGCCCACGCCTTGCCCGTACCTGCCCGGTCGCGAGGAGCGGAAGGTGTTCGCGCACCTGCCGTTGTCCGATGGCCCGACCGTCAACGACAGCCTGACCCAGGTCGGCTTCCGCCGCTCGCAAAACATCGCCTATCGCCCAGCCTGCGAGACCTGCCGCGCCTGCCAATCCGCCCGCGCGCCCGCCAGCGAGTACGTGCTTTCGCGCTCCGAGCGGAAAGTCCTGAACCGTAACGACGACCTTGAGCGCCACCTGGTCGAGGCCGAGGCGACGCTGGAGCAGTTCGAGCTGCTGCGCCGATATCTGCTGGCGCGGCACGCCGATGGCGGCATGGCCGAGATGACCTGGCCAGACTATGTGGCCATGGTCGAGGACACCGCGGTCCGCACCCACCTGATCGAGTACCGGCGCAAGTCGGTGGACAGAGGGCCCGGCGACCTTGTCGCCTGCGTGCTGGTTGACGTTCTCGCGGACGGCCTGTCGCTGGTCTACAGCTTCTATCAGCCCGACGAGACGCGCCGCAGCCTCGGCTCCTTCATCATCCTGGACCACATCGTCCAGGCCCAAGAAGCCGGCATGCCCTACGTCTATCTTGGCTATTGGGTGCCGGGCAGCGAGAAGATGGCCTACAAGGCCCGCTTCTCGCCGCTGGAGATCCTCAAGCCTGGCGGCTGGTCGCTGATGTCGGCCCGCGAGCGCGGCGCTCGCCCCCCAGCTCTGCGCGGCGAGCCCAAGGACGCCTGCGACCTGCCGCTTAGCGACGCCGAGCCGGCGGAGATCGAGGACCTGGGTTAGCGCGCGAAGCTGACCCCGCCGTCCACGGTGACGGCGCCGCCCATCACATAGTCCCCCGCCCGCGAAGCCAGGTAGATGGCCGCGCCGGCCATGTCCTCCTCCGAGCCGATGCGGCCGGCGGGAATGGCCTTGGACACGGCGTCGGCATGGTCGCGCGCGACCTTGTTCATGTCGGACGCGAAGGCGCCGGGCGCGATGCAGCTGACCGCGATGTTGTCGGAGGCCAGACGCAGAGCCATCCGCTTGGTCATGTGCAGCAGGCCCGCCTTAGAGGCGCCGTAAGGATAGGTCTCGTCCTTGGTCACCGACTGGCCGTCGATAGAGGCGATGTTGATCACCTTGGCCACGTGGTCCTTTGCCGCCGCCCGCAGCGGAGCGATCAGCGCCTGAGTCAGGAAGAACGGCGTCTTCATGTTGAGGTCGACGGTCTTGTCCCAGCCGGCCTCGGGGAACTCGTCGAACGCCGCGCCCCAGGCCGCGCCGGCGTTGTTGACCAGGATATCGAGCTTGTCCTCGCGTTCCTTGATACGGTCGGCCAGGCCCTGGATGCCTTCCATGGTCGAGATGTCGCCCGGCAGCGAGACGCACTCGCCATATTCGCTGAGCGCCTCGGCCGCCGCGTCGCAGGCCGCGGCCTTGCGGGCGGTGATGTAGACGCGCTTGGCGCCGTAGGTCAGGAAGCCCTTGACGATCATCGCGCCGATGCCGCGCGAGCCGCCGGTCACCACCGCGACGCGGCCTTCGAGTGAGAACAGGTTCTGCATGTCGAAAATCCTCTAGAAGCCGCGCGTGGCGGCCAGGGCGCCGAGGCGCCCGCAAATGTCGTGGAACTGCGCGACGGTCTCGTCGATGATCTGTTGGACCGCCTTGACCTCATCGATCAGGCCGACGGTCTGGCCGGCCAGCGCGGGCGCGGCCTCCATGTCGCCGCCGAAATAGACGTCCAGAATGTTCCGCAGCACGTCGGGCGGCATGACGCCGGCGTCGTGGATCTCTTTGGTCAAATCGGACTTGATCGCGCGAATACAGGGGCTGGCCTTCTTGTTCAGCACCCAGGTCCCCGTCTCCTTGGCGCCCGTAATGGCGGCCTTGTAGTTGGCGTGCACCGGGCTCTCGGCCGAGCTGACGAAGCGCGTGCCCATCTGCACCGCCTCGGCGCCCAAGGCGAAGGCCGCGGCCATGCCGCGCCCATCGCAGATGCCGCCGGCGGCGACCAACGGCACATCGACCTTGGCGCGGATCGCCTGCAGAAGCACGAGGGTCGAGACCTCCTCGGGATTCTTGAAGCCGCCGCCTTCGGCGCCTTCGACCACGAGGCCATCGACGCCCGCCTCGACGCATTTCACCGCCGCGTCGACGGTGGGCACGGCGTGGTAGACGACGATGCCGGCGTCCTTCAGCGGGCCGATGAACTTGGCCGGGCTGCCGGCCGAGGTGGTCACGAACCTGACCCCGCTGTCGCAGACGAAACGCAGCATGGCGTCGTCGCGCAAGAACATGATCGGCAGGTTCACGCCAAACGGCAGGCCGCTGGCCGCCATCTTGGTGATCTCCGCCTTGCAGTTTTCCGTCTCGCCGGACGAGGTCTCGATGATCCCCAGGCCGCCAGCGCGCGAGACCGCGCTCGCCAGCGGATAGCGGGCGATCCAGCCCATCGGGGCCTGGATGATCGGATACTTGGCGCCCGTATGGGCCAGGACACGGTTGCTCATGGGATCAGCAGCACCCGGCCGACGGCCTGACGGCTCTCGATATAGGCGTGGGCGGCGGCGGCCTCCGACAACGGGAAGGTCCGGTCGATCACCACCTGGAGCTCTCCGCGCGCGGCCTGATCGATCAGGTCCTGGATCATGTCGTGCACGCGGTCGGTCATGATTTCCGCCCCGAGGAACACACCGGTGAGCGAGCGATTGCCGGCCATCAGGGACGAGACATCGACCTTCATGGGCTCACGGCCGGCATTGCCGACCAGCGAGACACGTCCGCGATACCCAAGCGCGCCGAGGCTGCTGGCAAGCGTGGCGCCGCCGACCGGGTCGACGACAAGATCGACGCCCTTGCCGCCGGTCAGCTTCATCACCTGCTCGACCAGGTCGTCGCGGCTGTAGTTGATCCCGTGGTCCATGCCGAAGGCCTTCAACCGCTCCAGGCGCTCGTCGCTGGAGGCCGAGGCCAGCACGGTGGCGCCGGATTTCTTGGCCAGTTGGATGGCGGCGAGGCCGACGGCGCCCGCGCCGGCCTGGACCAGCACCGTCTCGCCCGCCTTGAGACGGCCGGCGCCGAAGAGGCATTCGTGCGCCGTACCGAAGGGCACGGGGATCGCCGAGGCCTTCTGGATGTCGAAGCCATCCGGGATCGGCCAGGCGTTGCGCGCCGGCACGGCGCGAAGCGCGGCGTGGGAGCCGAAGGCGTTCACGGTCACGACCTTCTGGCCGACCTTGAGGTGGGAGACCTCGGCGCCGACCTCGACGATTTCCCCCGCGGCCTGGTAGCCGACGATGTGGGGGCTGCCCGCCATCTGGCCGCCGCCGCGGTTCAGCGTGTCGCCGCCCTCGATGCTGACCGCCTCGACGCGGATCACCACGCCCTGCGGATGACAGACTGGGTCCGGGACGTCCTCGTAGCGAAAGACGTCCGGCGCCCCGGTCTCGTAATAGACGGCGGCCTTCATGCGGCGTTACTCCCTACCGTTTTTGTTGGCCTTAAGGCCTATTTCTTGGGGTCCTTGAGCGCGTCGTAGACGAGCTTGGCGCTGTCGTCGTCGATGTCCTTGATCGCCGGATCGCCGTCCTTGTTCAGGATGTGGATCATTCCCAGGAAAAAGAGATCGTTCTTGGGGTCGATCCAGAACCAGGTGCCGGCGGCGCCGCCCCAGCTGAAGGTCCCCTCGCCTTGCGGACCGGCCTTGGCGCTATCCAGCACGACGGCGAAGTCGAGACCGAAGCCCCGCCCCTTGGCCGTGTTGAACGGCGGGACGTCGGAATTCATGATCGTGTCGCTCAGCGCGTTGGTGCGCATTAGCTTGACGGTCTCGGGTTTCAGGATCCGCTTGCCGTCCAAGGTCCCGCCATTCAGCAGCATCTGGGCGAAGCGCGCATAGTCGGCGTTGGTCGAGACCAGACCGCCGCCGCCCGAGGCCATGACCGGCGGCTTGGTGATGTCCAGCACCATGAAGCCGCTGGCCGGGACCAGCTTCTGCTCCTTCGGACTCCACAAGTAGAGCGAGGCCAAGCGATCCATCTTCTCGGCCGGCAGCCAGAAGCCGGTATCCGTCATCTTCAGCGGCTCGAAAATCCGCGTCTTCATGAAGTCGCCCAGCGACATGCCCGACAGCTTCTCGACGATCAGACCCTGGATATCGACCGAGACGCTGTACTTCCAACGGGTCCCGGGTTGGGCGACCAGAGGCAGCTTGGCGATGTTGTCGACGAACTCCTGCTGCGTCCGGGCGGCCAGCACGTTCCGCGCATAGGCCTTGTCGATGGGGTTATCGGGAACGAGGCCATAGGCGAAGCCGCCCGAGTGGCTCATGATCTCGCGCATAGTCGGCGGACGGTCGGCGGGGACGGTGTCGAACGAGCCGTCGGGATTGACCGCCTTGAACACGCGCAGAGACGCGAACTCGGGGATGTATTTGCTGACCGGATCGTCCAGCTGCCACTTGCCCTCTTCGTAGAGGATCATCATGGCCACCCCCGTGACCGGCTTGGTCTGGGAATAGATCCGAAAGATCGTGTCCTTGGTCATCGGCGGGCCGTCGAAGCCCTTCTTGCCGTGGACTTGGTAGTTCACGACCTTGCCGTGCCGGACCAGCATGGTGGTCACGCCGGGGAGATGGCCCGTATCGACCAGGCCCTGCATATGGGCGTCGAGCTTGGCGAGACCCTCGCGCGTAAAGCCAACACTCTCGGGAGACGCGGCGACAAAAGTCGTGGTCTTGGGGGCCGCCGCGATCGCTGGAGCGCCCGCGATCATGGTCGCGGCCAGGACCGTCCCGATCAGTTTCCGAAACGCCAAAACATCCTCCCGAACATATGTTTGACACGACCTTAGAGCGCGTGTCGCCACGTTGAAACCGCTTTTTGAACGGGCGGCGCTCAGCCTCCCGTCGCACCAAACGGTGACGGTTATTTAATGTCGAGCCCGATTGACCGAACGGCGTTCATGTATATTTCTTACTGCACGAGGGATTACGAAATAGACATGTTAGGCAACCGATGGCCACGCTCGCCAATCTGATCAGCATCTATCGCAACGTTCATCGCATTCCCGCCAATGCGGAGCTTACCGCCGACGCGGCCGCTCAACTGAACATGATGGCCGGCGGCATCGACGCCGCGCGCAACGGCATGATGGGCGATGGCTGGACCTACGCTTCCGCCGTCCAGTGGATCATGGACGGCGCCAAGGCCACGACCGCCGTGGCGGTGATGGCCTACGGGTTTATCGTCGACTTGCCGCTCACCACGGCCGGGCTGGACTACATGGTGTCCCCCACGGGCGGAAACCCGAACAACCTGAACAGCGCCTACTATGCGAAGTTCGACACCACGAACCGCTACATCAACTTCGCGGTGAACCTGGCGAAAAACGGCGATGGCCGCGCGAACTTCATCGAGACGTACGGCGAGAACGGGACGATGTATGCGACGCTGCAGAAGGCTTATCTCAAGCTCTTCGGCGCGCCGCTGTCGCATGACGCCACCCTCGCCTATCTGGACGCGGACGTGCCCAACGGCCGTGGGGGGACCTATACGCGCGGAGAATATTTCGTCGAGTTGGGAGGCGACGGCGGCAACGGGATCGGCAGCCGCGCGGCCATGGTCGGCGCCCTGATGGCCGAAGCCATGAAAGGCGGCTACGGCCCCTACGCGGACGCCGTGCGCGCCTATCTGAATGGCGTCGCGGTGACCGGCAAGGGCGTCCCCTTCGACCACTTCTACTCGATCTACGGCCCGGGCGGCGACTACGAACTGGGCGGGATTTCGGATCCTGGCCTGCCGGGCGAAAGCGCCCGCTTCGCCCACGATTGGAACGTCGACGCCTACAACCAAGCGCCGGACGACAACACTCATGTCCTGGCCAGCGACGGCAATGACCTGATCAAGCCAATCATCACCGATGGCCCCGGCGGCCTGGACGCCGGCAAGCACATCCGCACGGCCGGCGGCAACGACACCGTCATCGTCGACAACGGCGTGATGCGCGGACACATAGACACCGGCGCGGGCAACGACATCGTCATGATCGAAGGCCTCGACGGCCGCATCACCACCGGCTCCGGCTACGACAGCGTCGACATCGGCGCCTTCGCCGGGCTGCACATGACCAATGGCAAGGTCACCGACATCGCCGTGATCGACGACTTCCAGAAGGGCTTTGACAACCTAAGCTTCGCCGGCGTGGTCGGCCCCGGTCAGAAGAAGCAGATCGCCTTCGTCGCCACCGCCACCTTCGACGACGCCCTGGCCGCCTACGCCAGCGCCACGGCGGCCAACAGCAACACCGTCTTCGAGTGGAACGGCGACACCTACGTCTTCCACCAGAACGGCGTGGCCGGGCTGGACTCTGGCGATGGCCTGATCAGGCTGGCGGGCGTCACCGGCCTCACGGTCGGCAAGGTGACCGACGGGGGTGACATCCTCTTCGCGGCCTAGGATCAGCCCCGAGCGCTCGCGGAGAAGCTCCCCTCGCCTCGCGGGGGGAGCTTTTTCTTGAGCGCGCTAGCGCGCGAAGGTCGGCTTGTTGGCCGGCTTGGTCGGTCGCTGCCCCTGCGGCGGCGCCATGGCGACCTGAGGCGGACGCTCGATCGCTTGATAGACCAGGCTGCGCGACTGGGCGTCCAGACCAGGCCCCACGCCGCCGAGGCGCTGGATCATGCCGATGAAGAAGAGGTCGTTGGCCGGATCGATCCAGAACCAGGTGCCGGCGCTGCCGCCCCAGCTGATCGTGCCTGGCCCCACCGGCGCGCCCGACGCGGCTGGATCGACGGCCACGGCCACGTCCAGGCCATAGCCCATGCCGGCGGCGAACGGGAAAGGACGCGGCCCTGGCTTCAAGACGCCCGTCGTGCCGTTGGTCGTCACCACGAAGCCGGGCGGCAGGTGGTTCTGGGTCATCAGGGCCACGGACTCGGGCTTCAGGATTCGCACGCCCGCGAACTCGCCCTTGTTCAGGATCATCTGGGCGAAGCGCGCGAAGTCCTCGGCGGTCGATAGCAAACCGCCGCCGCCTAGCGGCGCGGCCGGCAACCGGCTGACGTCACGCCAGGCGCCTTCGACGGCGGGAACGAGCTTTCCGGTCGCCGGATCCCCGTCATAGAGCGCGGCAAGCCGCCCTATCTTCTCGGCTGGCACATAGAAGGCCGTGTCCTTCATGCCCAGCGGCGCGAAGATGTGCTCCTCCATGAACACCGGCAGGGTCTCGCCGGACAGTTTTTCAACGATGTAGCCCTGGATGTCGGCGGCGACGCTGTAGCGCCACAGCTGACCAGGCTCGGAGAACATCGGCAGGCCGGAGACCTTGCGCACCAGTTCCTCCAGAGATCCCGACTGCAGGACGCCAGCCTGATAATAGGCCTGGTCCGGAGGACTGTTGGGATCGTCGGCGATGCCGTAGGCGAAGCCCGCCGTATGGGTCATCAGCTCGCGCATGGTGGGCGGGCGCGAGATGGGGGTCAGGATCGGCTGCCCATCCGCGTCGACGCCGCTGGCTATGCGGAGGTTGGCGAATTCCGGCACGTACTTGCTGATCGGGTCGTCCAGCTTCCAGAGACCCTGTTCGTACAGGATCATCATGGCCACGCCCGTGACCGGCTTGGTCTCCGAGCGGATGCGAAAGATGGCGTCCATCGGCATGGGCTCGCCGCCCAGCTCGCGCGCGCCGAAAGCCTTGGCGTGGACCACGCGGCCATGGCGCGCC
Coding sequences within:
- a CDS encoding serine hydrolase; this encodes MIGRGLRRLALGFVAGVFGCAALAATPALALQRAKPEEAGFNAERLKRLDEHMQAMVDHGQIAGGVTLLARHGRVVHAKAFGARELGGEPMPMDAIFRIRSETKPVTGVAMMILYEQGLWKLDDPISKYVPEFANLRIASGVDADGQPILTPISRPPTMRELMTHTAGFAYGIADDPNSPPDQAYYQAGVLQSGSLEELVRKVSGLPMFSEPGQLWRYSVAADIQGYIVEKLSGETLPVFMEEHIFAPLGMKDTAFYVPAEKIGRLAALYDGDPATGKLVPAVEGAWRDVSRLPAAPLGGGGLLSTAEDFARFAQMILNKGEFAGVRILKPESVALMTQNHLPPGFVVTTNGTTGVLKPGPRPFPFAAGMGYGLDVAVAVDPAASGAPVGPGTISWGGSAGTWFWIDPANDLFFIGMIQRLGGVGPGLDAQSRSLVYQAIERPPQVAMAPPQGQRPTKPANKPTFAR
- a CDS encoding SDR family NAD(P)-dependent oxidoreductase — its product is MQNLFSLEGRVAVVTGGSRGIGAMIVKGFLTYGAKRVYITARKAAACDAAAEALSEYGECVSLPGDISTMEGIQGLADRIKEREDKLDILVNNAGAAWGAAFDEFPEAGWDKTVDLNMKTPFFLTQALIAPLRAAAKDHVAKVINIASIDGQSVTKDETYPYGASKAGLLHMTKRMALRLASDNIAVSCIAPGAFASDMNKVARDHADAVSKAIPAGRIGSEEDMAGAAIYLASRAGDYVMGGAVTVDGGVSFAR
- a CDS encoding arginyltransferase, producing the protein MTQHFPTRQLRFFLTAPTPCPYLPGREERKVFAHLPLSDGPTVNDSLTQVGFRRSQNIAYRPACETCRACQSARAPASEYVLSRSERKVLNRNDDLERHLVEAEATLEQFELLRRYLLARHADGGMAEMTWPDYVAMVEDTAVRTHLIEYRRKSVDRGPGDLVACVLVDVLADGLSLVYSFYQPDETRRSLGSFIILDHIVQAQEAGMPYVYLGYWVPGSEKMAYKARFSPLEILKPGGWSLMSARERGARPPALRGEPKDACDLPLSDAEPAEIEDLG
- the bioD gene encoding dethiobiotin synthase, which produces MKAFFVAGTGTDLGKTHIGCKLLEAVRNRDLKVDAFKPVVSGFDPEAPETSDPARLAVALGRPDAWAEVSPRRYRAPLAPNLAARLEGDILRMDDLIADCRAWLSGRDVDLALVEGAGGVMSPMTDEATNLDLMAALGLPILLVAGSYLGTASHLLTALEVVRARSLTVAAIVVSESLDAPDLDQTVEMLRAFERRAPILVAPRAGLDAGELADVLLG
- a CDS encoding flagellar motor protein MotB — encoded protein: MAVSSEQPILIKKVKKVSGHGHHGGAWKVAYADFVTAMMAFFLLMWLLNTTSPEQKQGIADYFAPASISSTTSGSGGILGGTSLGDDGAKSDGKMSAIQQMAPEVPDNVDKEGQSTDTASLSSASEQALRDALAKKEQDSFASAAQSLRQSLQDMPELAELSKQILIDQTPEGLRIQLVDQEGRSMFQENSKVPNDRARILLRAVAKVINQLPNRVTISGHTSASAYGKKQDGDWSLSAARADASRQILRAAGVDDDRIYQVSGKANSEPLYADDPTLAGNRRISIVLLREKPVLPDGL
- a CDS encoding serine hydrolase; translation: MIAGAPAIAAAPKTTTFVAASPESVGFTREGLAKLDAHMQGLVDTGHLPGVTTMLVRHGKVVNYQVHGKKGFDGPPMTKDTIFRIYSQTKPVTGVAMMILYEEGKWQLDDPVSKYIPEFASLRVFKAVNPDGSFDTVPADRPPTMREIMSHSGGFAYGLVPDNPIDKAYARNVLAARTQQEFVDNIAKLPLVAQPGTRWKYSVSVDIQGLIVEKLSGMSLGDFMKTRIFEPLKMTDTGFWLPAEKMDRLASLYLWSPKEQKLVPASGFMVLDITKPPVMASGGGGLVSTNADYARFAQMLLNGGTLDGKRILKPETVKLMRTNALSDTIMNSDVPPFNTAKGRGFGLDFAVVLDSAKAGPQGEGTFSWGGAAGTWFWIDPKNDLFFLGMIHILNKDGDPAIKDIDDDSAKLVYDALKDPKK
- a CDS encoding NAD(P)-dependent oxidoreductase; the encoded protein is MKTAFIGLGVMGFPMAGHLKAAGHEVAVYNRSPEKARRWAEKHGGFAFATIAEAVSDAEVVLLCVGNDDDVRDVVAQALPAMGERGVIVDHTTTSAKVAREMAALAANSGRSFVDAPVSGGQAGAENGQLTIMAGGDQAAYDRVLPVIEVYAKAVRRMGEVGAGQLTKMCNQIAIAGVVQGVAEALHFAKRAGLPTDDVLAAISKGSAQSWQMENRWATMARGEFEFGFAVDWMRKDLCIALDEARANGATLPGTALIDQFYAEVQAMGGARWDTSSLVARLEK
- a CDS encoding zinc-binding alcohol dehydrogenase family protein, translating into MKAAVYYETGAPDVFRYEDVPDPVCHPQGVVIRVEAVSIEGGDTLNRGGGQMAGSPHIVGYQAAGEIVEVGAEVSHLKVGQKVVTVNAFGSHAALRAVPARNAWPIPDGFDIQKASAIPVPFGTAHECLFGAGRLKAGETVLVQAGAGAVGLAAIQLAKKSGATVLASASSDERLERLKAFGMDHGINYSRDDLVEQVMKLTGGKGVDLVVDPVGGATLASSLGALGYRGRVSLVGNAGREPMKVDVSSLMAGNRSLTGVFLGAEIMTDRVHDMIQDLIDQAARGELQVVIDRTFPLSEAAAAHAYIESRQAVGRVLLIP
- a CDS encoding nitronate monooxygenase family protein, with the protein product MSNRVLAHTGAKYPIIQAPMGWIARYPLASAVSRAGGLGIIETSSGETENCKAEITKMAASGLPFGVNLPIMFLRDDAMLRFVCDSGVRFVTTSAGSPAKFIGPLKDAGIVVYHAVPTVDAAVKCVEAGVDGLVVEGAEGGGFKNPEEVSTLVLLQAIRAKVDVPLVAAGGICDGRGMAAAFALGAEAVQMGTRFVSSAESPVHANYKAAITGAKETGTWVLNKKASPCIRAIKSDLTKEIHDAGVMPPDVLRNILDVYFGGDMEAAPALAGQTVGLIDEVKAVQQIIDETVAQFHDICGRLGALAATRGF